In Candidatus Delongbacteria bacterium, the genomic stretch AAAAATAATCGTAATATTTTAAGTATAAAGATCAAATTTTATGGAGAGCAAAATGGATTCAATGAAACGTTTAGTTTGGCTTCTTTTTCTTGTCTTTATTGGTTCCGCTAATGGAAAAGAAAAGTATCTCGTCGGTGTAGAAAACCTTAATTATCTTCCATACTATGGTAATAATGATGGTATATATCAAGGTTATGGCAGGGAATTATTGGATCTTTTTGCAGAATACAAGGGCTGTGATTTTGATTATAAAGTTCTTCCCGTAAAAAGGTTGTTTTCTGAATTCCTTGATGGTAAACTTGATTTTAAGTTTCCTGATCATCCGTATTGGTCGTTTGAAGATAAAGAAGGGAAAAATGTTATATATTCAAACGATGTTGTAGAGTACATTGATGGGGTAATGGTGAAACCAGAGAATGTTGGAAAAGGAATTGAGCATCTCAAAAATATGGGAGTGGTTTTAGGGTTTACAGCATGGGATTATGTTAAATACATTGATAATGGCTCAATCAAGCGACAGGAAAACTCAAATTTTGAGGGTATGATTAGACAAGCTTTGATATCTAGAAATGATGGAGCTTATTGTAATGTTGGTGTTGGTAGACATCTCTTAAAAAATGTAATTAAGGAGCCTGATGGTCTGATATTTGATGAAGGATTACCATTTTCTAAAAGTCATTATAAATTTTCCAGTATTAAGTATCCCACAATCATTGAAGAGTTCAATAAATTTCTTATAGAAAAGAAAAGTGAGATCGATAAATTAAAAGAAAAATATTCTTTGAAATGAAAAAAGGCAGAATCTCTGCCTTTTTTTAAGAAAATTATTTAACTATTCCCTGTTTAACTCTTGAGTCTTTTGTTTTTTTAGGATCGCCTTTATAACCAAGAGCTTCCCAATTCATACGCCCATTTTCTCCATGACAGTCGTTACATTTAAGTGTATGATCTTTTGTTGCAACCATATGATCCAATGGCCAATACATAGCAGTTTCCACAGGTTCATACTTACCGCTAAATTCAAAACCAGCATAGCTCATACCCAATTTAAAAGCTTGATCCCAGTCAACTGAATCCCAGTAACCACCTTTTCCAAAAAGTTTTGGTATAAGTAAAAAACCTGTAACAGGATCATAATATTGTTTTGTTCTCATGACCTTGAAAGGAGAAATCTTAGCTGAAGGATCTTTTAACGAACCATGTAGTGGGTTCAACTCAACAACTTCTTTTGGGTTTGCTATTTTCTCTCCTTCTAAAAGATAATCAGTTCTACCATTATACCAGTAATATTCCGGCTTTAATTCCTTAGTCCAAACAAAATTACCTTTTTTCCATTCGTAAGTGCTCATACCATTTTCATCTTTTTCGCTTTTTCTATTTTTGTCTCCAGCAGATGTCCAGTCCCACCATGTTTTAGTAGGATGTTTTTTTGCTACTACAGGTATATGGCATGTTTCACAAGCTACTGTTTTGGCGTGTTTATCGAGAACTTTTGCCATTTTTGCATTTTTAGATTGGTGAAAATTTTCTTCTTTGTGACAGTCAGTACATGAGAAGTGATTTTGTCCAGCTGCCATTGATGCATGAAGAGCTCCTTTAACTTTATGATGCTCCCCTTTGTGACAACTAGAACAATTCATGTTATACTTACCCATGTGAACATCGATATCTGGTGTTGCATTTATCAAGCTTATATCTTTGTCTCCTGGTTTAACAGCCATTCCTCCACCACCATAAAAATGGCAAGTACCACAATGCTCAGTTTTAGTTTTACCTACATTTTGAGCGATTTTTACAAAATCTACCTTTTTATAAACTTTTCCAGTCTCTTTCATGATTTTTTCATCTTGCTTATAAACAGGGTATCCCGCGTCAGTGGGAAATTTTTTGTAAGTTCCTGTATTGTCATGACATGCAAGGCAATCGACTTTGTCTTTTCTTGTAAAGTCAAATGTTTTATCTGCCCAACCATAACCAGCGTGGCAACTATTACATCTTGGTTCATTAGAGTTTATGTCAATACAAAAATTGTTTAACATGTTCTTTTTACCAAGTCTAATCTTCTTCCCTTTCATCTCAAACTCTTCACCAAGCCACTGCCAATGTCTGGTCTTCATCAAGTCAACTGCTACATCTTCATGGCATTGAAGACAAGCAGTAGTAACTTCTTCAGGTGTGTTGAAAGGTCCTGTTAAATCTTGATGCTCTTCTATTACAGCATAAACTGAAATACTCAGAAGAATCATCATCATTGCCAGTAATTTCATTTCTCCTCCTTATATGTTTTTCAATACATAGTGATTTTCATATACTATGATTTTAATAAATGAGAAAAAATATGTCAACATTTATTTGTTATTAAAAAAACGGTAGATGAGGCTATATTTTTTTTAATATTTGAAAAATTATAGTTGTTTGATCTATCTAAATTATACACTGTCTCAATAAATAAGAAAACAGCGTTAAAGTTGATAAAATTTGTATACATAAAAGAGTCCTATTTAAGTAATATTATTTTTTTTGCTACAACATTTTGATTGTTTTTTAATACTACAAAATAAACCCCTGTTGAAACAGATTGTTTTCTGTCGTTTATGCCATCCCAAGTTAATTTAAAAGAGTTTTTAGAAATATAATCGTTGTAAAGAACTTTTACTAATTGACCAGTTGCATTGAAAATCTTTATTTCGTTTACTTTATCACCCACTCCTTCAAAAGTTAGAGAGATATGATTATTAAATGGATTTGGATATGCATTGATATTTATTGAATTCGGTAAAATCTCTTTCTCAACCCCAACATTATAATTCTCATAAACCTTATAATTATTTATCGTGACTAGTTCTTCTAAATTACCAAAAAGTTTTGCTTCATAAAAATAATGATCGTATGGTGTTTTAATGAACATTTGATAATTGTTAGTTTCTTTCCATTCGTTCCATCCTATTACAGAAATATCGTCAAAATAGCTAATGTTTACATCCGTTATTGAGTTTGATTTTAATTTAATTTTGAAAAAATTACTACCATCAGGAACTTCTATTTTCTTTTCTAATAACTGCCAATATTCTTGATTTGGAATTTCGGATGAGATTTCGATTGATGATAATAATCCATAGTACCTACTCGAATAGAACTCCACAATTATGGAAGGTGTTGAATATTCTGAATAGACCATTCCTCTCAAAGTTATATTTTTTTCACCATATAATTTTATTGAATTGCTAAATGTTGTCGAATAGTTATTCTGATTAGAATTAATACAATAGCTTTGTAATCCTGAGTAAAACATTTCATCGTTGTAACTTGAATTCGAATTTTGTTGCCAATAATCGCTTCCTTCATTTTCAAAACTACCAAACCAAAAAAGTTCTCTACCAGTTCTTAAGCTAAAATTAGTAATATTTGATGATACGCAATTCAATTCTCCTGGGTAAGCTAATTTATAAGCTTTTGTAAAAAGAGTGTCATTTTCATTAGTTAATGGATGTTCGATAACTTCCTGGATATCATAGTATTGATAAACTGAGTCTTCAAGTATATAGGCTTTATTATCAATTACAGAAGTTAAAACTGTTGTTCCAAGATCTTTGGATTTTGCAGCTATATATCTCATAATATATTCACCTAATTTTCCTGTTGCCGGTACGGTAATGGTGTTGTTTAGATAAACAGGTTCAAAATAGAAGTTGTATAATTTATTTTTATCTGCAGAGAGATTCAAAATCATCGAAAAACAGGTTTCGGGGTAAGTCATGTCAAAAATGAAGTTTCCCAAAGAGTGAGCTATCAATTTCCCATTGTAAAATTCAAATCCCTGAACTATATGAGGATGATGGCAGATTACTAAATCAGCACCATTATCTATAAAAGAATGTCGAAGGGGAATATCGTCAACTTTTTCATTCGGCTTATCTACATCATAAAATCCATAATATTCAGTTTTATCATAATCTGCTCCTGGTGCGATGGAATATTCACTTCCTGTATGAGCTGAAACAATTACAAAGTCAGAAAGATCTCTAATTTCATCAATTTGTTTTTTAACATTATAATCGTTTGTCAAATAAAATCCTGGCTTATCTGTTCCAGCCTGAAGATAGGGCTGGTAATTATTGTATTGCCCCGTTCTGTCTGATGAAAAAACGATTCCAAATCCAACACCCTTTTCACTAACTAATACAGGATTAAATGCTTCGTCAGAATTTAGACCTGCTCCACCATAAAGTACGAAATTGCTGTCAAGAGCATTTCTAGTGTCTGAAATTCCATCTTCCATATAATCATAAACATGATTATTTGCCATTGAAGCGATGTCAATTCCTGCGTTTTTTAATCCTGTAGCATTATCTGGATTTCCTTTAAAATAGATACTTTTTGTTGGGTGATGAGTTGTAGAATTTGTTAACGGAACTTCAAGATTTACAATGGTTAAATCTGCGTTATCACCCAGCATATTTTTTGTTGGATCAAAAAGATAATCAATTCCATAGGTTTGAACAATGCCTCCAGGGCTATCAAAACCTCTGCCAATCATGATATCTCCAGTAAAATTTAATGTTACAGGTAGCTCTCCAAATCCTATATCTACTTCAACCTGAGTTGAAGCGTATCCATTTAGATTAGTATCGTCAGTGACAATTAAAAAAACGGTGTAACTATATTCAGCATTGACATTGTAGGTGTGAAGAGGATTTGCAAGTGTAGAAAAATCACCATCTCCAAAATCCCATAGATACGTAAACTGTTCGCTATCAGGGTCTGAAATATTGGCTTTGAAACTTACATTTACGGATTTTTTGTCTGCTTTGTAAAAGATTTTTGATTTATTTTGTTCGATCTCAACTGCAGGATGATGAAAAAGATCTTCTGTTATATTCAGAATGTCATTAAACCAAATTTCTCCGTCGAAATTATCTTCATCATTAAAAACAATTACTTTTGATATTTCATTAAGTGTTCCATATTTTATCATCCAATCATTTCCAATCGGTAATAGAAATGTTTCCCATTGATCAGAAATTTTAGAACCCTGATAATCTGGAACAAATCTTTCTGGATTAGCCTCAGCCAAACCGTAAAGCGTATATAATAATGTATCAACACCTGAAACAAAACCAATACCTTGGAGGTTTGAAATAGTTTCTGAATAGACATTAACAGAAATAACACTGTTGTCATATATGGATAATGTGTCAATATCAAAAGATTTCCAGCTATTTCCCATTATTTTCAGGAATGAATCTCCAAGTCCATGGATAATTTTAATGGAATCTGGTTCAATGTCTTCTCCTATAACACTCTCAAAATTAAGTAAGTTATTTTCAAAATCTTCGACGATTTCAAAAGAAAAAGAAAAACTAAATAGTAATAAAACACAGAGAACTTTCATAAAACCTCCACTTTATATAGTATTATATATCAGATCAGTAACAAAATACAATATAATAATTTTCGATTTATATAATCAAAATTACTTGATAACTATTTGGTTATTCATACTCAATTATCTGTTTCTAATATTTGTAAACTTAAAATAATTAAGAACGAGTAGAGATTTAAATGATAAACCTCCAAGTTTTTAATATATTTAACTTTAGATTTAGTTATTATTTATAGTGCAAAATTCAAAAAAAAACATTATATTTCCCATGCTTTAAAAGAAAGGTTTTTGCTGTATGGAAGATGTGATTTTGAATAGTGGAAACTATTCGGCAGATAAAATTACCGTGTTAAAAGGTCTTGAGGCCGTAAGGATGAGACCTGCAATGTATATTGGAGATATCGGGGTTCGAGGTCTTCACCATTTAGTAAATGAAGTAGTTGATAATTCTATCGATGAAGCTTTAGGTGGACATTGTACTGATATTTTTGTAGAGATTACTGAAGAGGGTGGTATATCTGTAGAGGATAATGGTCGTGGTATACCAGTCGATATGCATAAAGAAGAGAATAAGCCGGCTGTTGAAGTTGTAATGACAGTATTGCACGCTGGTGGTAAATTTGACAAAGAGAATTATAAGGTTTCTGGTGGTCTTCATGGCGTTGGTGTTTCATGTGTTAACGCCCTTTCAAAAAAAATGATCACAGAGGTTTTCAGAGATGGGAAACACTATCAAATAATTTTTGAAAGAGGATATACCGCTCAAGAACTTGATGTTGTCGGTACAACAAAAAAAAGAGGAACTAAGCAAACTTTTTTCCCAGATCCTGAGATTTTTGAGATAACTGAATATAATTTTGCCACTGTAGCTCATAGGTTGAGAGTACTCGCCTTTCTAAATAAGGGTGTGAGAATCACTTTGACGGATAATCGTCCAACAAAAATTAAAGAGGATGGAACGAAACCTACTGAAGTTTTTCAATACGATGGTGGATTGGTAGAGTTTGTTAAATATATTGATGAAAATAAAAATAACCTTTGCGAACCCATATATGTAGAAGTGGAAAAAGATGGTTATCCTGTAGAGATAGCATTATCATGGAATGACACATATAGAGAACATGTTGAATCATATGTCAATAATATTCATACTATTGAGGGTGGTACTCACGAAGAGGGGTTTAAATCTGGTCTAACCAGAGTTATTAATAAATATGCGTTATCTTCTGGTATTTTTAAAAATGATAAAATGAAATTAACTGGTAATGATGTTCGAGAGGGTCTAACTTGTGTAATTTCTGTTAAAGTTATGGAACCTCAATTTGAAGGTCAGACTAAAACAAAGCTTGGAAATAATGATGTGACAGGTATTGTTCAGTCTGTAACATACGACTATTTGTATGCGTATTTTGAAGAAAACCCTAAAGTAGGAAAATTAATCATTGAAAAATGTACAGATGCACTAAGAGCTAGAGAGGCTGCCAGAAAAGCTAAAGAGATGATTAGAAGAAAATCTGCATTTGAAGGCGGATCAATGCCTGGGAAGTTGTCAGATTGTTCAAAAGGAACCGATCCAATGGATTGTGAGCTTTTCATTGTCGAGGGAGATTCTGCGGGAGGTTCTGCTGTTGATGGTAGGGATATTAAGTTTCAAGCAATTCTTCCTTTGAGAGGTAAAATTCTTAATGTTGAGAAAGCTCGTCTTGACAAAATGCTTTCTAATGAAGAGGTTAAAAGCTTAATAACTGCAATAGGAACCGGAATTGGTGAAGGCGAAGATGGGTTCAAATATGATAAATTAAGATATGGAAAAATCGTTATCATGACTGATGCTGATGTTGACGGTGCACATATTAGTACTTTACTATTAACTTTTTTCTTTAGATATATGCCAGATCTGGTTGCAAAAGGTCATATTTATCTTGCAATGCCACCTTTATATAAAATTAGTAAAGGGAAAAAAGTTCACTATGTTCATTCTGATTTAGAAAAAGATGAAATTATTAATGAGTACGGTGATACCAAAGGGATCTCTATTCAGAGATATAAAGGTCTTGGTGAGATGAATCCTGAGCAGCTTAAGGAAACTACTTTGGAACCTGAAAACAGATATATCAAAAGAATTTCAATTGATGATGCAGTTGAAGCTGATAGAATATTCACGATGTTAATGGGAATTGAAGT encodes the following:
- a CDS encoding tetrathionate reductase family octaheme c-type cytochrome, translating into MKLLAMMMILLSISVYAVIEEHQDLTGPFNTPEEVTTACLQCHEDVAVDLMKTRHWQWLGEEFEMKGKKIRLGKKNMLNNFCIDINSNEPRCNSCHAGYGWADKTFDFTRKDKVDCLACHDNTGTYKKFPTDAGYPVYKQDEKIMKETGKVYKKVDFVKIAQNVGKTKTEHCGTCHFYGGGGMAVKPGDKDISLINATPDIDVHMGKYNMNCSSCHKGEHHKVKGALHASMAAGQNHFSCTDCHKEENFHQSKNAKMAKVLDKHAKTVACETCHIPVVAKKHPTKTWWDWTSAGDKNRKSEKDENGMSTYEWKKGNFVWTKELKPEYYWYNGRTDYLLEGEKIANPKEVVELNPLHGSLKDPSAKISPFKVMRTKQYYDPVTGFLLIPKLFGKGGYWDSVDWDQAFKLGMSYAGFEFSGKYEPVETAMYWPLDHMVATKDHTLKCNDCHGENGRMNWEALGYKGDPKKTKDSRVKQGIVK
- the gyrB gene encoding DNA topoisomerase (ATP-hydrolyzing) subunit B; this translates as MEDVILNSGNYSADKITVLKGLEAVRMRPAMYIGDIGVRGLHHLVNEVVDNSIDEALGGHCTDIFVEITEEGGISVEDNGRGIPVDMHKEENKPAVEVVMTVLHAGGKFDKENYKVSGGLHGVGVSCVNALSKKMITEVFRDGKHYQIIFERGYTAQELDVVGTTKKRGTKQTFFPDPEIFEITEYNFATVAHRLRVLAFLNKGVRITLTDNRPTKIKEDGTKPTEVFQYDGGLVEFVKYIDENKNNLCEPIYVEVEKDGYPVEIALSWNDTYREHVESYVNNIHTIEGGTHEEGFKSGLTRVINKYALSSGIFKNDKMKLTGNDVREGLTCVISVKVMEPQFEGQTKTKLGNNDVTGIVQSVTYDYLYAYFEENPKVGKLIIEKCTDALRAREAARKAKEMIRRKSAFEGGSMPGKLSDCSKGTDPMDCELFIVEGDSAGGSAVDGRDIKFQAILPLRGKILNVEKARLDKMLSNEEVKSLITAIGTGIGEGEDGFKYDKLRYGKIVIMTDADVDGAHISTLLLTFFFRYMPDLVAKGHIYLAMPPLYKISKGKKVHYVHSDLEKDEIINEYGDTKGISIQRYKGLGEMNPEQLKETTLEPENRYIKRISIDDAVEADRIFTMLMGIEVPNRRDFIIENCKFAQNIDF
- a CDS encoding transporter substrate-binding domain-containing protein — its product is MDSMKRLVWLLFLVFIGSANGKEKYLVGVENLNYLPYYGNNDGIYQGYGRELLDLFAEYKGCDFDYKVLPVKRLFSEFLDGKLDFKFPDHPYWSFEDKEGKNVIYSNDVVEYIDGVMVKPENVGKGIEHLKNMGVVLGFTAWDYVKYIDNGSIKRQENSNFEGMIRQALISRNDGAYCNVGVGRHLLKNVIKEPDGLIFDEGLPFSKSHYKFSSIKYPTIIEEFNKFLIEKKSEIDKLKEKYSLK
- a CDS encoding CapA family protein, producing the protein MKVLCVLLLFSFSFSFEIVEDFENNLLNFESVIGEDIEPDSIKIIHGLGDSFLKIMGNSWKSFDIDTLSIYDNSVISVNVYSETISNLQGIGFVSGVDTLLYTLYGLAEANPERFVPDYQGSKISDQWETFLLPIGNDWMIKYGTLNEISKVIVFNDEDNFDGEIWFNDILNITEDLFHHPAVEIEQNKSKIFYKADKKSVNVSFKANISDPDSEQFTYLWDFGDGDFSTLANPLHTYNVNAEYSYTVFLIVTDDTNLNGYASTQVEVDIGFGELPVTLNFTGDIMIGRGFDSPGGIVQTYGIDYLFDPTKNMLGDNADLTIVNLEVPLTNSTTHHPTKSIYFKGNPDNATGLKNAGIDIASMANNHVYDYMEDGISDTRNALDSNFVLYGGAGLNSDEAFNPVLVSEKGVGFGIVFSSDRTGQYNNYQPYLQAGTDKPGFYLTNDYNVKKQIDEIRDLSDFVIVSAHTGSEYSIAPGADYDKTEYYGFYDVDKPNEKVDDIPLRHSFIDNGADLVICHHPHIVQGFEFYNGKLIAHSLGNFIFDMTYPETCFSMILNLSADKNKLYNFYFEPVYLNNTITVPATGKLGEYIMRYIAAKSKDLGTTVLTSVIDNKAYILEDSVYQYYDIQEVIEHPLTNENDTLFTKAYKLAYPGELNCVSSNITNFSLRTGRELFWFGSFENEGSDYWQQNSNSSYNDEMFYSGLQSYCINSNQNNYSTTFSNSIKLYGEKNITLRGMVYSEYSTPSIIVEFYSSRYYGLLSSIEISSEIPNQEYWQLLEKKIEVPDGSNFFKIKLKSNSITDVNISYFDDISVIGWNEWKETNNYQMFIKTPYDHYFYEAKLFGNLEELVTINNYKVYENYNVGVEKEILPNSININAYPNPFNNHISLTFEGVGDKVNEIKIFNATGQLVKVLYNDYISKNSFKLTWDGINDRKQSVSTGVYFVVLKNNQNVVAKKIILLK